A single Diceros bicornis minor isolate mBicDic1 chromosome 7, mDicBic1.mat.cur, whole genome shotgun sequence DNA region contains:
- the TMPRSS5 gene encoding transmembrane protease serine 5 translates to MSLMLDGQAPTEAQYAEKAPGPGIFRAEPGDPLQRPEAQQQPISPAGLWYSRRRACVVLGALGLLAGASVGSWLLVLYLWPAASQPVPGNLQDEEMTLNCSEASGSEEALLPSLPKTVSFRINAECYLLEVQVRAPPDWLLVCHEGWSSALGVRICRSLGHLRLTHHKGVNLSDIKLNSSQKFAQLSPSLGGLLEEVWQPRDNCSSGQIVSLKCSECGARPLASRIVSGQAVAPGRWPWQASVALGSWHTCGGSVLAPHWVATAAHCMHSFRLFRLSSWRVHAGLVSHSMVRPHQGSVVERVITHPLYSAQNHDYDVALLRLRTPLNFSDTVGAVCLPTKEQDFPRGSQCWVSGWGHTDPSHTHSSDTLQDMVVPLLSTQLCNSSCVYSGALTPRMLCAGYLDGRADACQGDSGGPLVCEDGDTWRLVGVVSWGHGCAEPNHPGVYAKVSEFLDWIQDTAWGCEYKMETNVQKHFVTVKDTFGDRIISVKLPSEFTFLFPNMHH, encoded by the exons ATG AGCCTGATGCTGGATGGCCAAGCTCCCACGGAGGCTCAGTATGCAGAGAAGGCCCCAGGACCCGGGATCTTCAGAGCAGAACCGGGAGACCCACTACAGAGGCCCGAGGCCCAGCAGCAACCCA TCTCTCCGGCAGGACTCTGGTACTCCAGGCGCCGTGCCTGTGTGGTGCTGGGAGCCCTCGggctgctggctggtgccagTGTCGGCTCATGGCTTCTAG TGCTGTATCTGTGGCCAGCTGCCTCTCAGCCTGTTCCCGGGAACTTGCAGGATGAGGAGATGACTTTGAACTGCTCAGAGGCCAGCGGCAGCGAGGAAGCCCTCCTCCCCTCGCTTCCCAAAACAG TATCTTTCAGAATAAACGCCGAGTGCTACTTGCTGGAAGTACAGGTGAGGGCCCCGCCAGACTGGCTCCTGGTCTGCCACGAGGGCTGGAGCTCTGCCCTGGGGGTGCGGATCTGCCGCAGCCTTGGGCACCTCAG ACTCACTCACCACAAGGGAGTGAACCTGTCTGACATCAAGCTCAACAGCTCCCAGAAGTTTGCTCAGCTCTCTCCTAGCCTGGgaggcctcctggaggaggtgtggcAGCCAAG GGACAACTGCTCTTCTGGCCAGATTGTTTCCCTCAAATGCTCTG AGTGTGGGGCAAGGCCCCTGGCTTCCCGGATAGTCAGTGGGCAGGCTGTGGCTCCTGGGCGCTGGCCGTGGCAGGCCAGCGTGGCCCTGGGCTCCTGGCACACGTGTGGGGGCTCCGTGCTGGCACCACACTGGGTGGCGACAGCTGCACACTGCATGCACAG TTTCAGACTCTTCCGCCTGTCCAGCTGGCGGGTCCACGCAGGGCTGGTCAGCCACAGCATGGTCAGGCCTCACCAGGGGTCTGTGGTGGAAAGGGTCATCACCCACCCTCTCTACAGCGCCCAGAATCACGACTACGACGTCGCCCTCCTGAGGCTCCGGACCCCGCTCAACTTCTCAG ACACCGTGGGCGCTGTGTGCCTGCCGACCAAGGAGCAGGATTTTCCCAGGGGCTCGCAGTGCTGGGTGTCTGGCTGGGGCCACACCGACCCCAGCCACA CCCACAGCTCGGACACACTGCAGGACATGGTGGTGCCCCTGCTCAGCACCCAGCTCTGCAACAGCTCTTGTGTGTACAGTGGGGCCCTCACCCCCCGCATGCTGTGTGCCGGCTACCTGGATGGGAGGGCAGATGCATGCCAG GGGGATAGCGGGGGCCCCCTGGTGTGTGAGGACGGGGACACGTGGCGCCTGGTGGGGGTGGTCAGCTGGGGCCATGGCTGCGCAGAGCCCAATCACCCCGGCGTCTACGCCAAGGTCTCCGAGTTCCTGGACTGGATCCAGGACACAGCATGG